The Deinococcus detaillensis genome includes a window with the following:
- a CDS encoding SDR family NAD(P)-dependent oxidoreductase, which yields MSISRPNPRPVAVLTGASSGIGAATARELSRRGYALVLAARRLEALEALRSELDSSGERIITVQADVTEDADRRHLMAEALRQFGRIDALINNAGISIARGMWWDDPDPVRVLKTNLDAPIELTRLVLPAMRARRHGQIVNVASVAGIVAFQGIYSASKFGLRGFSLALRRELLGSGVNVSLVSPGFIKTELTAGASIPMPGPEIVARAIADVLERPKREVLVPSWYRLPAFLEQIAPSLVDSVTALMRSKRYR from the coding sequence ATGTCCATTTCCCGCCCCAACCCGCGCCCGGTGGCTGTGCTGACCGGCGCTTCCAGCGGCATCGGCGCGGCCACTGCCCGTGAGCTTTCGCGCCGGGGCTACGCGCTGGTGCTGGCCGCCCGCCGACTGGAAGCGCTGGAAGCCCTCCGCAGCGAACTCGATTCCAGCGGTGAACGGATCATCACCGTGCAGGCCGACGTGACTGAAGATGCCGACCGTAGGCACTTGATGGCAGAAGCTCTGCGGCAGTTTGGCCGAATCGACGCCCTGATCAACAACGCCGGAATCAGCATCGCCCGGGGCATGTGGTGGGACGACCCCGACCCGGTGCGGGTGTTGAAAACCAATTTGGACGCGCCGATTGAGTTGACCCGCTTGGTACTCCCCGCCATGCGGGCCCGCAGGCACGGCCAGATCGTCAACGTGGCTTCGGTGGCGGGCATAGTTGCGTTTCAGGGCATCTACAGCGCCAGCAAATTCGGTCTGCGCGGCTTTTCGCTGGCCCTGCGGCGTGAACTGCTCGGCAGCGGCGTGAATGTCAGCTTGGTGTCGCCGGGATTTATCAAAACCGAGCTGACGGCAGGCGCGAGCATCCCCATGCCGGGTCCGGAGATCGTGGCCAGAGCCATTGCTGACGTGCTGGAGAGGCCCAAACGCGAAGTGCTGGTGCCGAGTTGGTACCGCTTGCCCGCCTTCCTTGAGCAAATCGCCCCCAGTTTGGTGGACAGCGTTACGGCGCTGATGCGCTCCAAGCGTTACCGCTGA
- a CDS encoding App1 family protein: MNQPSSSQPPANQVASSVPVLGPRQQLRQLIKRLFTGLRQVVAQQLSLKQLGRRLQPAFERLVAVVDARFSAFIQPRRRRGDIIITPYTGWGTPQHLELTGRVLLPRTVHPPRRGDPRWRNFLSIVRRLLSREVGGVTVHGVLEGHTVSAVSNTDGFFTLTWDRPDQIAESVQKEGWLEASLYIEGRSKTIFAPLRVIASPRFAVISDLDDTVLKSDVTSLPQMLGTVLTGNARTRLPFPGVSALYRALVREPGGSNPIFYVSSSPWNFYDLLWTFLRYRRLPLGPIFLRHWGSELFSGGAHHKHSIIERLMKTYPALPFVLIGDSGEQDPEIYAEVVRRNPGRVLAVYIRRVTGEARDAGVQQLSAEVKKAGVELVLTRDSLAAAFHAMAMGLISPSELRSVIQSVEKSFSPVDFFQAKQEQFSQRPKLPCRERSKSQKPEAS, from the coding sequence ATGAATCAGCCCAGCTCCAGCCAGCCTCCAGCAAATCAAGTGGCAAGTTCAGTGCCCGTACTCGGCCCTCGCCAGCAGCTCCGGCAACTCATCAAGCGCCTGTTCACCGGGCTGCGGCAGGTTGTGGCCCAGCAGCTCAGCCTCAAGCAACTGGGCCGCCGCCTTCAACCCGCCTTCGAGCGGCTGGTGGCCGTTGTAGACGCCCGTTTTTCGGCGTTTATTCAGCCGCGCCGCCGCAGGGGCGACATCATCATCACGCCTTACACCGGCTGGGGCACGCCGCAGCACCTCGAACTGACCGGGCGGGTCTTGCTGCCGCGCACCGTACATCCGCCGAGGCGAGGTGATCCGAGGTGGCGCAATTTTTTGAGTATCGTGCGGCGTCTTTTGTCACGTGAAGTCGGCGGTGTGACGGTTCACGGCGTCTTAGAGGGCCACACCGTCAGCGCCGTGTCGAACACCGACGGGTTTTTTACCCTGACTTGGGATCGGCCTGACCAAATAGCCGAAAGCGTTCAAAAAGAAGGCTGGCTGGAGGCCTCGCTCTACATCGAGGGCCGCAGCAAAACCATCTTTGCGCCGCTGCGGGTCATCGCTTCGCCGCGTTTTGCCGTTATCAGCGACCTAGACGACACCGTGCTGAAATCGGACGTGACCAGCTTGCCGCAGATGCTCGGCACAGTGCTGACCGGCAACGCCCGCACCCGCTTGCCGTTTCCTGGGGTCAGTGCCCTCTACCGCGCTCTGGTAAGAGAGCCGGGCGGTTCCAACCCGATTTTTTATGTCTCCAGCAGTCCTTGGAATTTTTACGATTTGCTGTGGACGTTTCTCAGGTACCGCCGCTTGCCGCTGGGGCCGATTTTCCTTCGCCACTGGGGCAGCGAACTGTTTTCCGGTGGAGCGCACCACAAGCACAGCATCATCGAGCGCCTCATGAAAACCTATCCGGCCCTGCCTTTTGTGTTGATCGGCGACAGCGGCGAGCAAGACCCCGAAATTTACGCCGAAGTGGTACGGCGCAATCCGGGGCGGGTGCTGGCGGTGTACATCCGCAGGGTGACAGGTGAGGCGCGGGACGCGGGCGTGCAGCAGCTCAGCGCTGAGGTGAAAAAGGCGGGCGTGGAACTGGTGCTGACCCGCGACTCGCTGGCCGCCGCTTTTCACGCCATGGCGATGGGCCTGATCTCACCCAGCGAACTCAGGAGCGTGATTCAGTCGGTGGAGAAGTCATTTTCGCCGGTTGATTTTTTTCAGGCCAAGCAGGAGCAGTTCAGCCAACGGCCCAAGCTGCCGTGCCGTGAGCGGAGCAAAAGCCAGAAGCCAGAAGCCAGCTGA
- a CDS encoding pyridoxal-phosphate-dependent aminotransferase family protein, with the protein MTKPPAPHIPLNRPRLIAPGPVEVSPATLLALAQPQMHHRTPQARAKFLEVRGKLTQLLGDAFEAVIVTGSGTAAFEGALVSLVPAGAKVVNASAGKFSERWGEMAERLGYAVVKVQKPWGELLDAGEIAAACQDAYALTITHSETSTGALHDLESIAAAAKAVNPDIVIIADCVTSYGVAELRPGAWQVDVIVSGSQKAAATPPGLGFVLFSPEAESKLIKNTPKGFYLDLERELRGQKEANTPQTPAINLIYALDVSLDRLLSVPLEVLWAEKKRQNDALIAAGDALGCRSWSGRPTPAVAVLMPPAGSGVKRIGGKQVAAALADMNQRALPGQAPHEDTVFRISTLGYADRYDALAVAGILEDAFSALGHPFERGAAVSAAWQVLSK; encoded by the coding sequence ATGACCAAGCCCCCTGCTCCCCACATTCCCCTCAACCGCCCCCGCCTGATCGCCCCCGGCCCGGTGGAAGTCTCGCCCGCGACTTTGCTGGCCCTCGCCCAGCCGCAGATGCACCACCGCACTCCGCAGGCCCGCGCCAAGTTTTTGGAGGTGCGCGGCAAGCTCACTCAGTTGCTCGGTGACGCTTTTGAAGCGGTGATCGTGACCGGCAGCGGCACAGCGGCGTTCGAGGGCGCACTCGTCAGCCTCGTTCCGGCGGGAGCCAAAGTCGTCAACGCTTCGGCGGGCAAGTTCAGTGAGCGCTGGGGTGAGATGGCCGAGCGTCTTGGCTACGCCGTGGTGAAAGTGCAAAAGCCCTGGGGCGAGTTGCTGGACGCTGGCGAAATCGCCGCTGCCTGCCAAGACGCCTACGCCCTGACCATCACCCACTCGGAGACCAGCACCGGAGCGCTGCACGATTTGGAGTCGATTGCGGCGGCGGCCAAAGCCGTCAATCCGGACATCGTGATTATTGCCGACTGCGTCACCAGCTACGGCGTGGCCGAACTGCGCCCGGGGGCCTGGCAAGTGGACGTGATCGTGTCTGGATCGCAAAAAGCGGCGGCCACCCCGCCCGGACTGGGTTTCGTGTTGTTTAGCCCAGAAGCCGAGAGTAAGCTCATCAAAAATACCCCCAAAGGCTTTTACCTCGACCTAGAGCGTGAGCTGCGCGGCCAGAAGGAAGCCAACACGCCGCAGACGCCGGCCATCAATCTGATTTATGCTCTAGATGTCTCGCTAGACCGCTTGCTGAGCGTGCCGTTGGAAGTCTTGTGGGCCGAGAAAAAACGCCAGAACGACGCCCTGATCGCGGCGGGGGACGCGCTGGGCTGCCGCTCTTGGTCGGGCCGCCCCACGCCCGCCGTCGCGGTGCTGATGCCGCCCGCTGGCAGCGGTGTTAAGCGGATCGGGGGTAAACAGGTGGCCGCCGCACTCGCCGATATGAACCAGCGTGCCCTGCCGGGCCAAGCGCCGCATGAGGACACCGTGTTCCGCATCTCCACGCTCGGTTACGCCGACCGCTATGACGCGCTGGCGGTGGCGGGCATCTTGGAAGACGCCTTCAGCGCTTTGGGTCACCCGTTTGAGCGCGGCGCGGCGGTGTCGGCAGCTTGGCAGGTGCTGTCCAAGTAA
- a CDS encoding DinB family protein: MTTPPPVSTLARLLPRLYRGGQAYVGVEATLSGLTSAQAVEVPSGLPHSVANLLAHVNWWNRWMLDIIETGAPMPYPKHADETWPDITAGEWDKLKNEFYDLLSRIDGHAARPDLQNPVNHDETIGELLADFALHTAHHFGQIIVVRQLIGAWPPPGGGDTW; the protein is encoded by the coding sequence ATGACCACTCCCCCGCCCGTCTCCACCCTCGCCCGCTTGCTGCCGCGCCTTTACCGGGGCGGGCAAGCTTACGTCGGCGTTGAAGCCACCTTGTCGGGCCTCACGTCGGCGCAGGCGGTTGAGGTGCCCAGCGGCCTGCCGCACAGCGTCGCGAACTTGCTGGCGCACGTCAATTGGTGGAACCGCTGGATGCTGGACATCATCGAAACCGGAGCGCCCATGCCGTATCCCAAGCACGCGGACGAGACGTGGCCAGACATTACGGCAGGTGAATGGGACAAGCTCAAAAACGAGTTTTACGATCTGCTCAGCCGAATTGACGGCCATGCGGCGCGGCCCGATCTGCAAAATCCGGTCAACCACGATGAGACCATCGGGGAACTCCTCGCCGATTTCGCGCTGCACACCGCCCACCACTTCGGGCAAATCATCGTGGTGCGCCAACTCATCGGCGCTTGGCCGCCGCCGGGGGGCGGGGACACTTGGTAA
- a CDS encoding DUF4180 domain-containing protein — MANIKTAAELGLRIDTLADIPDMIGAGFGLDGLILSEAELGDEFFRLSSGLAGELFQKFVNYRLPVALVLPDFSAHCERFAELAYEHSRHSAVRFVTSQEEALEWLSRQVNS, encoded by the coding sequence GTGGCAAACATTAAAACGGCGGCGGAACTGGGCTTGCGGATAGACACGCTGGCCGATATTCCCGACATGATCGGCGCGGGCTTTGGACTAGACGGCCTCATTCTTAGTGAAGCCGAGCTGGGGGACGAGTTTTTTCGGCTGAGTAGCGGCCTGGCGGGTGAACTGTTTCAGAAGTTCGTGAATTACCGCTTGCCGGTGGCGTTGGTGCTGCCCGATTTCTCGGCGCATTGTGAGCGCTTTGCTGAGCTGGCTTATGAGCATTCACGCCACTCGGCGGTGAGGTTCGTGACTTCTCAGGAGGAGGCGCTGGAGTGGCTGAGTCGCCAAGTCAACTCATAA